ATAAAAGTCTTATTACTGGCGGAAGATTTAAGCGCAACAATTCTTTTGCTTACGAAGGAAAAACCATTTTCAGACTTAATATCGGTATGGAAGATGTCGACGATCTTAAAAAAGATTTAGAACAGGGGCTTTCCAAATTGAAGCTCTAGGTTCTGCATATTTTTTTAAGTATATGGTTACATTTTTTATAGAATATTTATCTTCAAGGGTGAATGTAAATATTTTATAGGGGGCATGTAGGAGGCCTGTATCGTCTGTATTTGATATGTGTTTATAACTTTTATTTGAAACTTTAAATGTTTTCATGTTTTTAAATAGAATAGGCGTTGATCTGGCCTTAAATAGATGCAATATTCTATTTTATGAAAACGCTCGTACTATCTGTTCTAATTTTATTTATGCCGTCCATTGTTTGTGGCGCAGAAAGAGATTATCAGGTTTTGTGGTGCGATCAGAATCATGGAAAAACTGAATATAGACTTCCCGATGCAACTCGTGTGGATTGTCTGACTGAAACGCATGCGGTTGAAATGGATTTCGGTCGTAAGTGGGCTGAAGCTATCGGGCAGTCGTTATATTACGCTTCCTGCACTGGAAAACGCGCGGGAGTTGTTCTTATTATGAATAAGAAAAAAGACGCGCGTTATCTGCGTCGCTTAAATGAAGCAATTACGTATGCGAAACTTCCCATTGATGTCTGGGTTATGGATACGGTTCTTCCATAAAAAATAATATTAAATACTGCCGAGGTCCATTTGGTCAGCCATTTGGGTCATGGTTTTTTGAGTGACTTCTTCGTCGCTTGAAAAGCCTGATGAGTAAATTATCACAAGGCTTTTTTCTGCACTTAAAATAATCATAAGTCCGCCTGAGTCTTCCATTCCGGGCTGGAAATAGAAGGCTTTTTTACCTTTATACTTAAATTCCTTTGCATCTGTTATTTGCGGGTTCATATCTCCGGACAGAGTGAACTGATAATTTTTTTCGCCCTGTGTATAGGCTACGAATGCGCTACTGTCGTTTGCTTCGCGCGCAATAAGTTCGGCTCCTTTAGGGACTACCTTCACAACTTGTTTAATGAGCGGGTCAGTTCGATATTCGTTTGCGCATGCAAAAGAGGCTGAGGCCAGTATGAGGACCATAAGAAATTGCAGAATTAAAGCTGTTTTTTTCATGTTAAATCCTTTGAACGTTTGGGGTGACTTGAATTAATCAAATATAAATTAATTTTAGTTGGTACACTAAAGCATGAATGTGCAGTCGCGGCAATAGGATGCCGGTTATAAATGTATTCGGTTGCTTGTTTTTTGAGTGCAAGATAAATAAATGCATTCATAAAACGGAGGAAAGAATGAATTCCAGCCCTGAAAACGTGATCAACCGCGAACTCGCTCATCTTTATGCAATGTTTGAAGCTCATACTGAAATGCAGAAATGGTTTAAGGATATGGCTCTTGCCGTATGTGCTGACTTGAAGGGGCTTACTCCTGAGAATGAATTGTTTGCCCGTATGATTGTTGATAAAGGAGTACGCTGTTTCGAGGCAAATTTTAATGCTGTAGTCGGGCAGATTAGTAATCTTGATCCGACATTTCAGGTTGCATGTACAGAGGGGTGTTCGTACTGCTGTTTTTCTCACATCACCTTGGTGCCGCAAGAAGCATTTAATATAGCATTATATTTGGCTGAGAAGTTTGATGCTTCTGATTTTGAAAAGATTGTCAAAGCTTGCGTGGAAGGGGCAGAAGAATTTGATTCTGCCGGATTGCAGGAATTTACAATGAATTATTTTCGTCCGTGTCCTTTTTTGAAAGATAATAAATGTTCAATATATGAAGTGCGCCCCATCACATGCCGCAACTGGATATCCCATGATCTTGATCCCTGTATTAAAAGTCATGAGTCAAAAGACTGTATTGCCGTTCCGCAGAATGCGGTAATAATGATTCAGAAAGATCTGATTTTTGCGGGACAGCAGGCTTTTCTTGATGAGGTCGGGATTAACGGGCGTATTGCATCATTTCTGCCCTTGATTGAGCAAGTTTTAACTGATTATGAAGGAACTTATGCGAGTTGGCTTTCAGGTGATTCTTTGCGTGGGCAAATAGAAAGAAAATAAAAAAAACTGCCAGCCTTGATAAATTAAGGCTGGCAGTTTTTTTGTGCTGTTTGTAGAATTTGAACTTGC
This genomic stretch from Maridesulfovibrio ferrireducens harbors:
- a CDS encoding YkgJ family cysteine cluster protein, giving the protein MNSSPENVINRELAHLYAMFEAHTEMQKWFKDMALAVCADLKGLTPENELFARMIVDKGVRCFEANFNAVVGQISNLDPTFQVACTEGCSYCCFSHITLVPQEAFNIALYLAEKFDASDFEKIVKACVEGAEEFDSAGLQEFTMNYFRPCPFLKDNKCSIYEVRPITCRNWISHDLDPCIKSHESKDCIAVPQNAVIMIQKDLIFAGQQAFLDEVGINGRIASFLPLIEQVLTDYEGTYASWLSGDSLRGQIERK